A window of Colias croceus chromosome 13, ilColCroc2.1 genomic DNA:
ATGGAGATAGCCTAgtcgataaaataaatatcttagcGCCATTGCAGCTTATAGTGTTCAATTAATACTATATATTTAGTgttcaaaatatgtaagttgGTTTTTAAAAAGATTGCAGATATTAACTAATACCTGACTCCTCATGTTGATGCGGCACTTACAACTAacagtttatattatgttttgtaagatttgaactttgaattttttgtagtGAGTACTGAGTTTCTATACTGTTCGATATTTATACTGCGTCGCTGCATCATTTGACCGCGGAGGCGGTATTTTCGCCAGTATCTTAGTAATTTTTGaagattatgaaaaaaataaaaataaattctattttaaaccgacttcaaaaaaaagaagGAGCAGGGTTGTGTTTGTTATCAGAACTTTCGACTGGTTTAaccgatttttatgaatattttttatttgaaagcctGCCGTGCGGTCCTATTTATTTTCTGTCTAGTTCTAGTGATTTGAAGGTTgtttattagaattttttgtcaaaaattctttttttgaagtgaaaacttctttagcggcgttgagcactttttctgtaatgggtataaaatcttaaactcgcgtcaggacacgtgacctgatcgaaaaagcgtaagacggatggatatcaaacatgctcaacgttaataatcaagttttcacatctgccggcactcccggagtgcaacccgtcatttttttttataagattcgTGGATAGTGACTCATATAATCGTGTGTAGGCACAAGAGGGCATAGAGGTGTGGCGGCAGCGCTGGTTCTACGGCGGCAAGCTGCTGGGCGACCGCCTGCCGCTGGAGGACGCGCGCATCACGCCCGGCTACGTGGTGCAGGTCGTCGTCAGCGACCCGCCGCCGCCCAGCTAGTGGCTCGGTGAGTATGTAGCGGTAACTCGATAGGAATCGTgaaaaaaagagaaaaaaattcgaaaagctattttttttgttttaatacaaataatggagtttcttgccggttgccatagatactgctttccgaatcggtggtaaatattaaaaatatataatgacgatacgaaagtgcttctaaaaggagtctaattgaataaataaatgttcgagtttgagtttaaataaaaactacacaACATTATAAGTTTGTTGCCCCACGACTACGAATTTAGCAAATAGTTTGGTTTATTTCCTTTTATGATAGtgtaaatttagaaaaaaatagtaaagttATACAGAAGatctttatttgaatttgaattgaaaagaatttttttttttttgttatttttgtgttataattgaaactttaaaactggttataaaattttcaggCTCCGAACAGAGATGCTAAAACAATGTTGAATCACGCTTCACGAGTCCACACCACGGAACATCTGAGCTACATGTTATTGTATCATAATCagtataatattgatttatttttaaatcggagATTTAAATCGTTAGATGTCGCTGTAatcgaaatttttatttaacacgcACGTCCTAAAGAAACTTTGTACATGGcttttatagataaaatttttgaatttttcattcatttttttttttcattaaaaaatctcGTACGGGGtcgcgtgttttttttttttaatttacagtGTTTAAATAGTAtccaataaaattttcagCCTGCGTATACTCAGCCTTGTACAATAGTTTCGCggctgttttaattttttttttatttatactcgAAGGTTCGTCTAGACTTCTAGAGATTTAAATCTTGTGTAAATATGAATAGATGTGTATTTGAGGCGGGATATCGagaatttatgtaaaaatctCTCTGCACATAGTTTGTACTTTTCTACGCTAACCGTGCAGgtgtttcaaaataattttgcgggtagttttacaaaatatttttatcttgatattagagttattttttagatcttgattttttttatttatttataataactcATTTTTTACTAAGTATTCCACGcgagataaattattttgaaatacctGCACGTCATACTGTATATAGATCTTGTCTGTTAGGAATTGCTATTTTGAATAAGTtcattaagtattattttaacaaatgtaTTGGAATGGAAAACATGAAATTACatttaccaatatttttattactaactaaataattaaatgtataagtgatattattatttattacgatGGAAAACGTTGCCCCAAATagatactaaattatttataaacaatagttttttttattattatttaattgattcCTATTAACTTCACTGCCGTATCAatactgattattattatttttatatattctgACGAAAAAAACGAATATAATTTAGCCGTAAAAAAATAGACATCGTTTTGATAGaaacacaaatattattttaattttaaacagtccgaattttgtgtttttacccTAATTAATTTCACAAATGCTAGATACCTAATTTCCAGTATAAAAAGGAATATATTTTCCTTCATTAAGacatctttattattattacatacttaAGTCATAAATCTTCTTTATCAAAAATAACCGCGCAATTCAAATGCCGCGTTTCCCTCGCTCTCGTCTAAAAACTTAGTTTTTGTCAGAATATAGGAATTATATTGGTTTAATGCAAGacaaactttattattaatatttttattatattaatgcgTTCATATATCATACAGTTATTGATAAATGCAAGTATTTGAGGTGCCATCAATGCGTAGATGccatgtttaaataaaataaaaaatatacatcttCAATGTCATTTTAAAATTCGTGTTTTATGCTCTCgttttacgttattttttacgttatttttgGCGCCAAACTCTAGATTGTCTTTTGGTCATTTTCGATTGGTGTTAATTCAATAAACAGGcctaaaacaaaatacccaTATGAAATTACTGAATTTTTCAATACAGAACTGTATTCtaactaattaaattgttatttttgtgtatctgatcatatatgtattataaattataattgttatggGTTATGGAAGGCCTTATTTTAAATCATGTAATCTATGATCATTTGAAAGtattttacgttattttttgttaatatttactGGTATCATGCTCGATATGTTtctctttatttttgaagtatttATCTATGATTATAAGGATTTTATGAGGTGTCTATGGTtgttaaaacaatattctaatttttaatatgaCGTAAGATTTTAAACTGCGCAAAAACCATGCAAGGAGGCTTAATTCTAatcgtaattaaaataaatgccaTCTTAGGTTACCAATTTTTATCATAGTTATTTCTAGAATGCTCAGTGTTGCGACAACTTTTGAAATAACGACTGACAATATAATTCCGACCAATTCTTATACtgtttttattgcaaatattgtttttaataacacGGGCATTTATTATTGTGTCTTATATCTATAGATCTCGATACTACATGAAAATCTCAGTTTacgtgtttttttatttattttcatattaattcgAATTGAAGGAATTATTGTATGGTGCTAAATGTTTTTTTCGCTCAAGTTTTCTGCCTTGTTTTAATGTTGCCTGATTGAAAAACTGTATATATGTGGCAAATATTCGAAATAGAAATAACAACtagaaaaaattaacaaaaaaaataacaaaatttgtgTGTATGAACTATGAACCATTTTGAGTACGAACATTTCttgttctattattaaaaaagtcaaATCTTATTGCATGTGTACAATATTCGTAGTGAAACAGATAAAATACTgtcttaataaattaatgcaTACACATTTGTGGTACTGATATAAGAAGGGGTCTGTAATATTTGCCATTGTGATGTTTCAGACCCTCATTATTTACACCCTATTGCTATAACATCTTAAACATATTCGAAGCTACAAATGTTTGTCTTTGTTTTACCTGTGTTCTATAATTCGCTAAGAATCAGTAGTTTCTCAATAAACGTAAGTTGCTCACTTTAATTTGATTAagtagatattaaaattataatgagaCCAATATATAGATCAGTTATGTAAAATAtcgtttattatataaatgtttcataatatacattaatatCGGGTAAGCGTctgaattatgttttttaatataggATTATTTATCGAGTGTCGAAAATTCCTTTTCATTTATAGTAGacgatatatatttaaaatggtatttgtAACTTACTTATACGGGTACTGtccaaaattatattttttgaaatcatGTTTTCATTGGGTTGGAAATGTATATactttatgttatatttttatggtgATGAGCCGTGATTTTGGGAAATTTACCCGTTGTTTTTATTGCATCATTCATATATTatcacaatttattaaaaatgtttgtgcCATACATTACATTCTTCTATTGtcttttaaacttaatttttcagtgACTAGTGCAAATAATTCATGTATTTGACATTTGTAAGCGTGCTATCTCACTTGCACTCACGGGTTTTGCGAATGGCCGCCATATTGTTTTCAATGGCggcaaataaaaatgaaatttcccAAAATCGAGTGTCTATGGCATTTAGTTGGTTGTGTTGAATGCTTGCGATCATAACTTCAATGCGCACATTTATATTctattgtataaattttttaatatcagCATTTGGGATAAAtcagtaaataaaaatgagattcttcgtaattatattattcacatGTTGACTCTTGATTCGTAAACTTTTACTGATTTAACCCAAGGCATATCGTAgttaaatagataattattaaataaattattgtatatcaATATATAAAGAGATATCTTTACActggtgtttttatttttaccccTAATTCCTATGATTCAAAAACatgctataaattattttatattgatttatgCTTGTCAAAAATAGGAAGAATATTCCACTACATAATACATTCATCTAAATTCTAATTCAGAAGCATACTGCTATATCTGTACTTCATGTAACTACAGAACGCAGATAATACTATATAACAATTtctaaaatttcattattctattaaaattcTGTTAGAATCGCTTTTGAATTTCAATagagaacataatataattatgtaacgCAGGTGGCCCCGGCCACCTAGTACTTGCCATACACGCTAAAGTGGCGCTAAATAACTGATAGAAAACCGTACATAATAaagttacatttattatacttctataatataaaaatgaatcgcaaaatgtgttttcgcataactcgagaacggctgaaccgatttcgataattcttttttttattatattccttgaagtacgaggatggttcttatgtagagaaaacgtaaacatgtaccacgggcgaagccggggcggaccgctagtattataataaataattattgatctCGTATCTGTGTGATAAATGCTTAAAAGCGACCTAATATTTTGAACTATCTTAGTAGCATAAATGGCTATTTCTTTTAGTCGTTTCCTTGTTATGCTTATCATGTAACCTGAATTTCACTTTATTGCTTAGAAATTAGAATTGCTATTAACCCCAGTCAAGTATAACTCGTAGTTAGATAGTTAACGCAAACGCAGGTTAACGAGTTAAACCGAGCTGGAACTTGATTTGGACTGAGGTGGTTAACTTAACTGAAACATAAACACTACACTGCAATGCATTATTCGAATGTGTACTTGTGTACCATTTCTATGTCTAAAGTGTTGCGTGggaaaaaaaggaaaaataaaaatcaataaatttggaacaaaatttatttatatcttaatTGTACATACAATACTGTTTTAAAATGCTATTGTGTGGTATTAAAGTTCAGAGTCCTAAGTGATaggtttaaaattaacaatattggACGAAAATGCACTTTAtctttcattttattgtatttggtAAGTTAATatcgaaattaaataaaaaggaaaGCTCATCAAACACAGTCCATTTGTCATATTGTCTCACAAAAAATCTCCGCCATAAACAGTTTATTTACAactttcaattaattttgttttgtagtATACTACATTATACGTAATTAAGCGTACAATGTACATTTGACATTAACTGCCGTTACAtaagatttatatttgtcTAGAAAGTACTACATGCGTTGAGTAAAACtaggttttaaattttaatgtttcgtGATTATGTGTGACAAATAATGTATCCAAATTGACTAAAATTGACCTAAACATAAAGGCATTTACACACTATACAACAGTTTCAATCACAAAATCAAAGACTaggcaattaaaatattttatttgggtATGTATTTAAGCAACTTGATCTCATGTGTGAGCCACACAGCTAGTGTGAGTAGGGTCAATGAACCCGACTGGTGAGTCGCCGCTAAGGGAGTAGGCACGTAGTATAGCAGTGTTAGGAAACCTAATGTTACctgcaattaaaaataaacttttttagtttgtttcgAACCTTTtaatatcttataaaaaaGATGGTGTAATGTAATatcaattatgttttattaagttttatactACATGACACAAAGATGTGCATTTTTAAGCATTTGTGAAGGAATACTcataatttaacaaacatactctacataatattagttgaaaggtaaataaaactgaatgtaattactaaatgtcaataGAAGGCAGAGAGGTGtgctatatttttacataagtaccttaattaagaaatatatatattactaggtatccgcccgcggcttcgcccgcgcagtcaaagaaaaaaacccgcatagttcccgttcccgtaggatttccgggattgcgttattttccctggataaaaagtagcctatgtcctttctcgggtatcaaaatatctctatatcaaatttcatgcaaattggttcagtagttaaggcgtgattgaggactagacagacagacagagttacttttataataaatattataatataataatatataatatatattaagtcATTgagtatattaagtatggcttctatatatagaatataaaaaaatataggatAGTGATATTAGAGTACTTATCAaaagcataatattaaaaattacaaactaaatacatatttaatcgATATTCTCACCTGTAACCAAGCCATCGCACCCACTGCATTAGCCACTCGCCTGGCGACTGGCGACAGTGGCTTGCCCCTCGACATTACCCACAGCACAGTAGCCGCTAACAACGTGCTAGTACCCAGAATCCTATGATCGAACTGCACTGTGGTGGGATTTTCCGTGAAATTACGCAGTTTAGGACTAAAAGCCAGTATGTCGTCTGGTATCCAATGGTCGCCCATTTTCGGGAACGAATTGTAGACTAGACCCGCGTCTAGGCCCGCTACGAACGCGCCtggaaagataaaaaaataaaatttgaaataattataatttgtattaaataaaatatgatcatTTATTTATCGAGATTTTTTGTACCATTTGATTCAAAAACTATTCGAtctattttttcacaattagaAAGCTACATCTAAACCAAGTAATATgggttatttatttagtagcaTCCGAAATAATTAGCTTATCTGTTATTCTAAATCTAAATCATAGTTTTGcaatataatgattattatacTTGATATATACAtagaaactataatattagttagtaCTACCTGCTTGCACAGGCagtcttattatttatatttttattgaaattaagtaACTATCCCATTCTCCACTAAGGTGAATATTAgtgcaaaattttattaaaaccgATTCAGCAGTTTCGTTTAGAAACTTTAGACAACACACGTAATTTACatgcatataatatttagattaTAGTAAATTTCCTGTCATGCAAAAATTCACAATACAAGAACCACCCACCAGAAAGAGCAGTAATGAACGCCATCCCCTTAACAGTATTCGCAACTGCCGTTAAGGCGCTTAACTCCTTAACTTTCCTATACAGGGCCCCAACGGGCGCGGGCCTCAACATCCTCAGGGCCCCAGATAGGAGCCCCGCGTATAAGAGAAATGCTAAACCGAGGTGAGAGGCTAAACGGTATTGGGACACCCGGGGCACATCGCAGGGGCCCTGGAAACGGTCCTCAAGGCCCGATTTCACCATGTACCAGCCCATTAGACCCTGGaatgattaaataattgtttgctAATTACATAAGTACAGAACGAACCCCTTTATGTACTAAAACAGGGATAAATTTAGATAACttactataaaacaaagtcgctatCACTGTCTATTCTCCCCATTGTATGCTTCGATCTTAAAAACgatgcaacggattttgatagtttttgaaatgaaacttctttaagcgTGTtgtgagtaaaatttcaaagtcacgtattggcaataccgtcacgccATAAGAGAATAAGGCGATGAATTTTGTTTCCTTGAATCTTAGTGTCGAATTTTGTTtgcaaagaagtttcacttctgacacgtgtgctcggcacacacgctatttttttaatagatagattggTTCTTAAGGaagtttttagtatattatttgtgttttttataagatataaaaaagctGGAGGAGGCCTATACCCGAGAAGGGGTTCCAATCAATGGTACTGGTACTGGATGTTACgtcaaaaatgaaaaaaaaatggaagaaaaatgaattaagtattagtaataaaaaaattaagttaaaaaaatagtgtaattttaataagtaaaacTTTTCTTGTGGATTGGAAATAAActggctttttatttattatttatttattttatttgtgaagTTTTCAACAAATACGCGGAAAATTAGTTAAAACTAGCTTTGCGCCTGCGACTTCGcccacgttttcaaagaaaaacccgcatagttcccgttcccgtgggatttccgggataaaacctagcctataaTATTACTCGtgaataatgtagctttcgaatggtgaaagaatttttaaaatcggtccagtagtttatgagcctattcattacaatcaaacaaacaaacaaagttttccactttataatattagtgtagattactCACCTGAGCCCCAACCAGCACACAATACCCGGCCACCCTCAACTTCATAGCTTTATCCAAGTACCCTCTGAGCCAGAAGAACGTCGCCGGCAGGAACATGGCGGCCCCGATAGCGCGCCCCCAGCTGCGGTGAGCGAACTCCATCCACCAGATCCACTTGAACTCGGACAGTGTTATGTTCATGTTTTTGCTgaaagaaatgaaaataaatcaagTTTGAAACGCGTTAGTATCAGCTTAGCTTCAGGTTATTTGTACGGAACTATGGTGTCGTGAGTCCATCTCGCACTTGACCGAATTTTCTAGATGTAATGCTGCCTTAAAAGCAAGACGAAATAACAGATGAACAAATTTGTAATATAACCTACTATTTACTGAGggattcatatattttaatattaagcttttgcatagcttctatcgcggactttgagcgcggggaccgaatcgagaaattccgtaacgaaaaaacctcaccctCCCCACTCCAACgtgcggaggtgtggcttgaaggcatagcatgcaatagctttaccgcggcagtccccgcgtgccacacgtcttttttttcttaactGTACAACTTATTAACAAatacaaacacatacacagTGCGAAAAAGCACTATTTGTTACActcaagatatttttaaagcattctatgttattaaaatatttaaaaaaacttaaaaaaaagtgtCTGGGATGTCcctgtgtctgtatgtgcctTTATGTTGTCACGATAACAAGCAAAACACTTCAATCattgttatttcatttttaatatgctTCAGTATTTCGTGGAATTAATAAGCCTTTATCACAGTCTAATGTGATGTAGTTTAAtttcaacattttaatttttttatcagttttaatctttaaatggtATAAATGTCTCttctaataatttaatcgCATACGATAAATTACTTACTATTTATATTCCGGaaactgtttatatatttcaaactCTGCCTGCCATTCTTCCTCAGTCCTCGGCAGCTTCTCACCCAGGAGTTTCCATGTGACCATAGACAGACCTGATTCTGTTAGCCTTGTCACTCCACCTatagaatatattgtattatagttagataaattattgtgaaatagtaagaaaaaacttttagaaaaagatgaatattacaatttcaaatttattctTTACTAACAAATTGTAAGTTGTagtgatattattattcttttcatATTTCTAGAGATACTTTTTCACATATAACAATCACGGGCGTTATTTAattccaaaaaaaaaggaaagttacatttttgtgtaatttacttgtttatattattatcttttatgtgagacaaattgaaattatttaactgCCTTTTAAAAGAGTTAATCACAGATACTTTAACTCAAGATTGTTATCTGTGAATCAAGTCATagtcatttaaatttttatataaattacaaaggaatgctttttatatacaatttcttttttattgcaTTCAAAGCTTATTGTACACTGTgttatgaaacaaataaatgattttattaatatataaccAACCTGGAGATAATAATAGAGATGGTACATAGAGATAGCTCACAGGCATCACATACTCATTCCACAGTGAAATTGGTGcagtagttcctaagattagtactttcaaataaacaaactcttaagcTTTTGTATTAGTTTCtcattaatataacattatccTCTTTTATTCAgcaaattttcaaatttaaggATGCTTTTTTTACTACCCATAATTAAAGGTACGAAtctaatatatttcttttatttctttctaatAGAAGGGTATAATATTgggtttgtaaaataaaagaactgtgtaattttaagttcctttaataacaaattattaatatttaaacatattattgttaCTATCTCAAAATCATCCTAGATTTTCTTTTTAGATCTATGTTCAATAACATAACATGATGAATCTTTCTCCAATCAATACACTTAACTAACTAAAGCCCGAAAAAGATCTTACACAAAATACTAAAACCGCAAATGCCAAATTATATCACATTCCaatgaaaaataacataaaatccCCACCAAAACTTCGTTTCATTTCGTACCATTAGTGACTTTAACAATTACATtgacaacataataaatactgtataaaataattaagtagcCTACAGCCATACCTAGCACCACCGCTGTGAAAACCATACCACTGCAGCCGAGCAACCAGTAGCCGACTATTTTGGTTGATTTTGGTTTTGGTGATGAAGCGCAGAACCTTGCGACAATGCCATTTCTTTTGATTATTTCACTTATCTGTAAGGatgtactatttttattactaggtttacaataataaagaatatgaACTGAATTCAAAGATATTTAGCAATACAATGTCCTtgctttatataaatactaggtttccgcccacggctttgcccgcgcagtcaaagaaaaacccgcaaagttcccgttcccgtgggattaccccaggataaaaagtagcctatgtcctttctcgggtatcaaaatatctccataccaaatttcatgaaaattggttcagtagtttaggcgtgattgagtaacagacagacagacagagttactttcgcatttataatattagtatggatagcaaagaaaataatGGACTATATTCTATCAAAGACTTCTAGAAGATCCACAGCGTAAGTTATTCTGTTCAAGTCTATTTTGATTGATTTTGCTTTACAGCCATCAGTGATCCGATTCCTATATCATATTTGACATACTACATTCATCTCCACTGGAATATAAACTCCAGACCTCACACATTAGTTTTTGCGTAATAATTAATCACTATAACAGAATACAGTCAAACAAATTGTTGTGAAATCTTGTGGATTACTTACTCTAAGACCCTTAGTCGTGTGGTTCCATTGCGCTGGTGTTAGCAATTGTCTTGAAGGTAAGGTACCATGGCTTTTTGTACTAGATAACAGGACTCGACTGGGAGCCCTCAAATAATGAGAACATCGACACACCTGTGCTAAACTCAGCATTTTACTGAAAAAacgttgataataattaatctggATTAGCTGTTACTTAactattataagtatttatctCAATATCTTGGTTatgtagtacctacctaaatattGATTGCGACTATTTATGCAATACTAACCTAAAGCATTTGACAgaatttgattaaataatgaaattgttGTTAGTTTCTTCGTCACTTTCTCTTATAGGATTATATAACTCTtactatttagttatttatcagagaattattaaaattattaaaaatattgtaatttgtacgTGATGTCTACTTGAGATACCGTGTTATTGACATTGACAAACAAAACGATAACTGACAAGTGACAATTCGTAAATGGCAGTaggaaaaattgaaatttctGAATTCTGGACCACAGATTAgcgttatttatttagtttataaaacttaccattgatatattattattttataccgGCTT
This region includes:
- the LOC123697079 gene encoding cytochrome c oxidase assembly protein COX15 homolog, translating into MLSLAQVCRCSHYLRAPSRVLLSSTKSHGTLPSRQLLTPAQWNHTTKGLRISEIIKRNGIVARFCASSPKPKSTKIVGYWLLGCSGMVFTAVVLGGVTRLTESGLSMVTWKLLGEKLPRTEEEWQAEFEIYKQFPEYKYKNMNITLSEFKWIWWMEFAHRSWGRAIGAAMFLPATFFWLRGYLDKAMKLRVAGYCVLVGAQGLMGWYMVKSGLEDRFQGPCDVPRVSQYRLASHLGLAFLLYAGLLSGALRMLRPAPVGALYRKVKELSALTAVANTVKGMAFITALSGAFVAGLDAGLVYNSFPKMGDHWIPDDILAFSPKLRNFTENPTTVQFDHRILGTSTLLAATVLWVMSRGKPLSPVARRVANAVGAMAWLQVTLGFLTLLYYVPTPLAATHQSGSLTLLTLAVWLTHEIKLLKYIPK